GGCGGGCTAAACATCGAACAACAATATCACAAATGCACTCACTATTGCTTCAAAGTACTCTTTCTTTTCGCTCAATGGTATAGGTTTATTGTTTGAAGATTCAATTAGAGTGATAAGCATTATTCAATATGTCCTAGTATCTCACTCAATACATTTTGTTGGTGATAGAGGCCTAGGTGGTCTTCTGTTCGCGATCGTGAACTTCAATCTGCAAAGCTGGAGATTGAGAATGCACCAATCATAAGAAACTGTCCAGAACTTAGTGCATATGTCTTCCGGAATGTTTCTAAGTTTAAGAGGTGAgcatgaacttttttttttttaaattcctgCTAATGGGATGAGCATCGACTTCTTTTTGCTATTATAATAGTGTTACATGGTCTGTTAGTTAAGTTTTGGGAAGTATCGTACTTTACTTTGCATAACATGTTTTATTGGAATAATgccttttttttcctttcataTTTTTGTTATTAAACACAGTGTTTCCTTTGAAAGTAATGTTTTCTAATTCTTATTTTCAATTGCAATCTCTTCCAAATGTACATGGTCTTGCCAATAATAATTTACTATCAGATTAGTAAGTGGCATCTGACAAGCAAGCACCCTCAATGTGTTGTTTTACAGCTAATTTATCTGTTTTCAATTTTCCTTAATTCTAAGATCTGCAAGAGAATGTTTTGCTAATTGGTAAAGAGTTGATTTCTCTAATCTATGAACTACGGATTACTTACAATATTGTTTTGGATAATGATATCTGGTCTTCTATATGATCATTGCTCTTAATCAGATATTCTAAAGTTTTCACATTTCTTTTGCAGGAGTTATGAATTGATGGAGCGCTTGCTCAAAGTTTATATATACAAGGAAGGAGAAAAACCTGGATTCCATCAACCTAATCTGAGAGGAATTTACGCTTCAGAAGGGTGGTTTTTGAAACTGATGGAGAGAAGTAAAAAGTTTGCTGTGCGAGACGCTAAGAAGgctcatttattttatttacccTTCAGCTCAAAAATGCTGAGGATAAAATTTTCTGGACAAAAATTTGGGGGGAAAATGGAAATTGAGAAATATCTAACGAGCTATGTGAGTTTAATCTCAAGAAAATATCGGTTTTGGAACAGAACTGGAGGAGCGGATCACTTTCTTGTTGCTTGTCATGACTGGGTAAGCTTCCAGTGCAACATTACACATCTTTTCtgtattttattttatagttttCCGGTATCAAGTAAGGCTGTTCTTAATCTTCAAATTGAAATGGTTGGGAGCTTACATGTTACAAGTTTTTTGTACCTTGTAAAATTGATAGGCCAAGCTAATTAATGCTCAAATGGTAGTATACTTATGTCTGATAATACACCTTGCTAAAAGTATTATCAATTGCAAGGTGACAAGGTGACCTTGGAAAACCTATAATATTACTTACAGCTGTTGTGCATATGAAATTTCAGGCCCCTTATATTACAGAAAAGTGCATGAAGAATTGCATTCGGGCTCTTTGCAATGCTAATGTTGGTAAAGACTTTAAAATTGGCAAGGACAGTAGTCTACCTGTTACTTATATTCGCTCTGGAGAAGCCCCTCTGAAGGATGTTGGAGGAAAACCGGCTTCAGCGAGATCTATCTTGGCCTTCTTTGCAGGCGGAATGCATGGCTATCTCCGGCCAATTCTGCTGCACCACTGGGAGAACAAAGAGTCTGACATGAAGATTTTTGGCCCAATGCCACGTGATAATGAAGGCAAAAAGCTTTACAGGGAGTACATGAAGAGCAGCAAGTATTGCATATGTGCCAGGGGTTACGAGGTTCATACACCAAGAATTATTGAGGCCATCTTTTATGAGTGTGTGCCTGTCATTATATCAGACAACTATGTGCCTCCTTTCTTTGAGGTATTGAACTGGGAGACATTTTCGGTCTTCGTTCAAGAGAAGGATGTTCATAACTTGCGAAATATTCTACTCTCAATCCCGAATGAGAAGTACAAAGCAATGCAACTAAGAGTTAAGATGGTTCAGAAGCACTTCTTTTGGCATAAAACACCCGTAAAGTATGACGTATTTCACATGACACTTCACTCAGTTTGGAACAATAGAGTTCTTCAGGTAAACCCCAGATGAATATGAAATCAGAGAGCCTTGAATGAAAGGAATAGTAAAACAAGCCAAAAGCAAAAACATGGCCTTGACAAGTCTGCTGGGGCTGTTTTCTCATGCCATTTTAAACAATATAGATGTAAGTCTAGTTGGCACTGCCTTCAAAAGTCACCCTTGAAGTTGAAGAAAAGTGATGTGAGACAATCCAAGCGTATAAATTTCTCAGCTGAAATGAAACTGAAAGGCCCTTTTGGGCTTTGCTTATTCTTGAATGGGTgatgtaaaaaaaattacatggTCATATACTGTTGTCTCTTTACGTgaatatgtatgtatatttttGTCGGTTGTAATATAAATAATGGAAAATTGCTATGAAGTGCATCAGGCCAACTCCAATCATAAAAGTCTTTTGGTATCGGTTCAataccaaaataataaaattttagtatcatattttttttctctctattcCAACCACGACAGAGAGCATCCTTGCCCCAAAATAccacattatttttttattaagaatagtcaaatcatttttttttctttttttaaaacaaaGAGCAGGTGATTAGCTACTCTTGATATAAATATAATGTGTGTTCTTTTGGGTAACTTGGAAAGTTGCTTGGGTGTATATATACTCTCAAGATATTAGTTTGGGGCACCATCGTTCACTAACTACAAATCCTCTTATTTTACATACCAAATTACGGGTTTGAAAGaagatctttttttttattattaattatccatACAGTTCCTATAACAAAGGATAAATTTCATAAaactataaataataattaagctTCTTAATTTTCCGTTTAAATATTgttgaaaaataattatattgcgactttttttaattaatattacgaatatctattattattatttgggaaaaagaaaaaaatacttaaaatttCTAACATTGTATTTAATGCTGATTTATtgtttgtatttattattattgttatgttttttttttttggccaaGAACAAACATTTTATTACTTGTATAATGAGGTAGATTCCCTTATATTATTGGCAACCTGTTTTTTTGATTAATCTATCAAAGTCGAGTGTCGGATAAGTCAAAAGATCGATCTTTGCGGTATCATTATCAATTCTTTCCCTTTGAGATCAAAATCCCACTTCTTTCAACATAAAAACTCCAAAGGATTCTTTCGCAGTTTGGCTTCACTCTTACACTTTCACTACACTCACCTGTTTTCCATCTTTGGAATTCTCAGTCTCAGCTCAAACCTCAAACGTTTTATACTACCTCTAGCCTCACTCTCATCTCATGGAACCTTCGGGATAGTAAGTAAATTTTCAACTCAAAATGTCTTTTTCTCTCGACTAGATGTAtgtacttttttttttagttacaGATATTAACTTGAGTCTTTGTATTAATAATGGTGGGAGATTTCTGGGTTGTGGACGTTGCTTCTTGTTATTTATCATACTCGTGTAATTATTTATGACCCCTTTTTCCCTATCAAGATTAATCTGTTTGCTTAAAAGTGGTGGGTTGTAGTTACTAATTTTTGTACCATTAGATTGTAACCTAGCATTCACAAGCAAATTGTACATAAATATGCTTAAAATAGTAAGGGTTAGGGTTGGACAGTTTATGTTTAGCTAAACTTCCTGTATGATGTATTCCGCTCGCAAATGGGGAGTACCCATATACATTTTTCACTTGTCAGTGTCATAGTCTGATCTTCGAAAGCTTAGCTTAACTGCTTCTAAAATTTATGCAGCAACTGAGAAGCAAGTTCAAGTTTGTGTCCCCTAGCATGATGACTTCCACTTAACTTGGGTTGTAAGTGTAGGGTGATTCATGGAGCACCGGTTTCAGTTTCGCAAGCTTGGCCGCAGTAAAGCTCGAAGATGGATTTTTGTGGTGGTGTTAGTGGCTGTTACTCACTTGTTGTTTCAGTCTTTCCTGATTCCATATGGGAATGCCCTTCGCTCTCTGTTTCCTGACAGAGAATTTCCAAGTAATGTGAAATATAATGTGCGTGGTACTGTTCACTCTTCCTCCAAGTCTACTATGATTCGAAACCCTCTTACAGTATATGTTTCAGACAACTTTGATGCTGGAGGAGAACTGGGGTTTGgtacaaaagaaaagggaaatgacATATATAAGCAGCTTAGTTTTAGCATTGAAGAACATGGCCTTGATGGAACTTCTCGTAATGTTCTGGATAGATTTGTAGATAACAGTTTTCCATCCAAGAATTCTAGAGATGTAAATGCGGTGTCAGCACTGGTAAGCATAAAAAATGAGGAGAGTGATCCTGTTGCAATGGATGATGCTAGCAAAGATCAGCCAGACTTCTCTGAAGAGCAGATTAAGGAACAAAATGCTGAAATTCCTAAGGAGAATGTTTTGGTGGAGAATATAAGTCTGATGCGGGAAACAATCGATGATGGCTCAGACACTCCTTTCAAACCTTCCATGCTTGTATCTTCTGCATCAGCTTTAATCAATACAACATATTCAACTGCTTCAACATCCAGCAAAAGCACTTCTTTGGCTTCTACTTCCAATCAAAGTGATACTCAAATTTCAAAAAACAAGTCTGCAATTGTGAGTATCCCTGGAAAAAAGAAGATGAGATGTGACATGCCCCCGAAGTCAATAACCACATTTCAGGAGATGAACCACATATTAGTAAGGCATCGTGCTAAATCACGTTCAATGGTATGAAAATATAGGTTTTACTGATCAAGCAATTTCCGTAATGCTTTTTTCTAACTCAGAACTAACGTAATTAGATTTATTGTAGAGACCAAGATGGTCCTCTGTACGTGACCGTGATATTCTAGCTTTGAAGCCACAAATTGAGCATGCTCCTACAACAAATGATCGGGAGCTTTATGCTCCTCTCTTTCGGAATGTTTCCATGTTCAAAAAGTAAGCAACGTAACAATTTTCAACCCTTGCTTGCTCTTAGTTTCATACCGTGCAAAATTCAATGTGTTAACATTAGAGGGTGAATTAATGCAGTCTCTTTCTGAAAATTGTTTAATTTCAAAACTTACATATTTTTTCTCCAGGAGTTATGAACTCATGGAACGCACACTCAAAGTCTATGTCTACAAAGATGGCGAAAAACCTATCTTCCATCAGCCAATACTGAAAGGATTATATGCTTCAGAGGGATGGTTTATGAAACTGATGGAGGGAAATAGGCAGTTTGTGGTAAAGGACCCTCGGAGGGCTCATCTGTTTTATATGCCATTTAGTTCGCGAATGCTAGAACACACCCTGTATGTACGGAACTCTCACAATCGAACTAACCTGCGCCAATATTTGAAGGAGTACTCAGAAAAAATAGCTGCGAAGTATCCTTACTTCAATAGAACTGGTGGAGCAGATCATTTTCTTGTTGCATGCCATGACTGGGTAAGCTCTTTGTGCAACTCTTGTCGATAGACAACAAATGTCAATTAACTTTGACCAATGTTAACTGGATGAAATTATCGAATTCTTACATTACAGGCTCCATATGAAACAAGGCACCACATGGAGCGTTGTATGAAGGCCCTTTGCAATGCTGATGTAACTGCGGGCTTCAAAATCGGAAGAGATGTATCTCTTCCTGAAACATATGTCCGGTCAGCAAGGAATCCTCTAAGAGATCTTGGTGGAAAGCCTCCATCCCAAAGGCACATTCTTGCCTTCTATGCAGGGAGCATGCATGGCTATTTACGTCCCAACTTGTTGAAGTATTGGAAGGATAAAGATCCTGATATGAAGATATCTGGTCCAATGCCTCCTGGCGTTGCAAGCAAAATGAACTACATCCAACACATGAAAAGCAGCAAATACTGTATCTGCCCCAAGGGTTATGAAGTGAACAGCCCAAGGGTCGTCGAAGCCATCTTTTATGAATGTGTTCCAGTGATCATATCTGACAATTTTGTGCCTCCATTTTTTGATGTCTTGAATTGGGAAGCATTCTCTGTAGTTCTTGCTGAGAAAGACATTCCAAGGTTGAAAGGCATTTTACTTGCAATACCGAAAGACAAGTATCTCGAGATGCAACTTGCGGTCAGGAAAGCTCAGAAGCATTTTCTATGGCATGCTAAGCCCATGAAGTATGATCTCTTCCATATGACCCTTCATTCTATTTGGTACAATAGAGTTTTTCAGATAAAACCCAGATAAAATAACGAGTATGATAGCCTTTCAGAGCCAGCTAGCTCTAAGAAACTGAAGAACTCGATAAAAATGTAAAGAAATGCTAGCCCatgaaagtttttttttcttttttcttttgtatAATGTCTGCCTTCTGATTGTGTATCTGTTGATTTTGGTGATTGGTGGAGGTTTCTGTACATATGTTGTTGTACCATTCTCAATCGATTTTGTGAAACTAATATAAATATAACTGTTACCTGTTGTAATGTCAGGAATCATGACTCTTTCTCTGGATTACTCAACCAATCTAGTCCATATTTACATTTCTTTTTAAAGCGTACTGATCCTCTTAGGTTGTGAAATGATTTAAACGAAGTGAATATGGATCGGAGCCATAAGaatattctttattaattggttattTTCTTTTTACTAAGCGACAAATTCTCTCCAAGATACAACATTTTCAACAACCACGCATGCCGCAACTAAAAGGGTTTCAATCAAGTAACCGTTTTCATGGAACCTTATCCAATGACGTTAGTCCACGCCACCCCTAAGACGGAGTACCAATACAACACGTGTCCCTTTCTTCAAACCTGAGCAATCCTGTTTGTTCCAGACCTTTTGGTGGGTCCATTCCCAAATCCTTTTTTCCTTCTCATTTTTATCCCTAGAGAAAGTTATCACCAAAATATTGTCTTATGGCGTTACTTGACTGAAAAGATATCTGAGACTAATATGTTACCATTAAACTTGATACTTTTCTCGATTAAACACACACTAAACCATGTAATTATTACTTCTGGGTCGATCCTTATCTTTTCTGAACATTTTAAAGAGAGGAATTTGAATCTACCGATGTACGTAGTTCAATGGTGTGTGTTTTTTTTAACTAATAATTCTTTTTGGTGGGCCATAGTAGATATTGAAATTAAAGCAACTGGATAACGATCATCAATTGCTCCATTCCTTTTCCCATGACTAAATCTACAGAGTAATTTGATTGTTCGGTTGGTACTCTTTTAAATGATGTTTCTTTCACGTTCTAACTTTAATTTATTACTTTGAATTTCAAAACTTTATTTTCTTCGAAATGGGTTCCTGATCTTTTTTATTCTTCCCTTTTTCCCGCTTTAAGTTCGATTCCGATTTGGTAATTGGTTTCTGAAGGCTAACCCGTTTCTGGGTTTTGCAGATTTGAGTGTCTTTTTCGTTGTTGGGCTTCCAAGTTCAGAGTTGGGGAGCTCTATTTAGTGTAATTCATTTTCTTATGCCTTTGTCTataagcaattttttttttaaagattagtAACATACCCGAATGTCAGGTAGTTTGGTGGTGGAAAGTACGCCAAGTGTGAATTAGGTTGTTTTTGTAATGTCGTTTCTATGCATTTTACAATCTCTCTTGTAATTCTCTTCTATTGATTTTTTGACTAGTTGCAATTTGATGGATCTTCAACTCCAATGAGTTTGAACATGAAtttctgtttttgttctgtatgAATGTTCCAATAGTGTTTTTGCCCCGAAGTGTTATGAATTGGGAACCATATTAATCATTGTGATTACTTTGCTGATGCAAACTTGGAACCGTGTATTGAGCCTGTCTGCCGAGTTTCATTTCATTTCGTCTAATTCGAAATATCTTTTTGAAGTTTTATCTTTCCCTTGTTCAAAGGTCAGTAGTGCCATAGAAGATGTCCATTCAAATTGTATGATCTGATTGAATAAACTGAGTTTATCTCTTTCATCAACTCTCGTACCCTTTTAGCCTTATGTTAATGATAAAGTCTATTTATTTTGGAAGTATTTGTTATGTTATCATAGAAATTTTTAGGAGATTTCTTTCGCTCTCTCTTGTGTTTATATAAATAAAGTTTTCCAAAgaatatcaaaataaaatttttggttttcttttgcTGTTGAATGACTTCAGGATCAGAAGAATTGATGGGACATGTACGTGTCAGGAATGAAATATATGAAATACCTTCAGCTGTAAGTGCCAAAAACTCAAATCATCCTTTTATTTGTTTCTGTGTGTTTATGCATCTCTTTTGACAAGTATTTTAGTATTTCTTTGCCTAATGAGTGATGCATTTCTCCCTGTTCGGTTCTTCAGTTTGGTTTTA
This genomic interval from Humulus lupulus chromosome 8, drHumLupu1.1, whole genome shotgun sequence contains the following:
- the LOC133797087 gene encoding probable glycosyltransferase At3g07620, with the translated sequence MIVDISAFAQMVFRAEMRRLLCIIGLLVTLLVVSQCLTFPFGKTFYFISANMGSSPMLTDNADSLNNLKSAKIYAIEVVAGNDSSPFNEDNEFSYENGVDGEDYYELESDGDSNLSKMSISEKGVRGFGMESDISRHNVFTQASKKNESFKKDRDPTISTRTTSSEAKNQAILFKDSTRDSDMRGQTENRKAELWITGSENMKNSSLFMPKRRAKHRTTISQMHSLLLQSTLSFRSMRPRWSSVRDRELQSAKLEIENAPIIRNCPELSAYVFRNVSKFKRSYELMERLLKVYIYKEGEKPGFHQPNLRGIYASEGWFLKLMERSKKFAVRDAKKAHLFYLPFSSKMLRIKFSGQKFGGKMEIEKYLTSYVSLISRKYRFWNRTGGADHFLVACHDWAPYITEKCMKNCIRALCNANVGKDFKIGKDSSLPVTYIRSGEAPLKDVGGKPASARSILAFFAGGMHGYLRPILLHHWENKESDMKIFGPMPRDNEGKKLYREYMKSSKYCICARGYEVHTPRIIEAIFYECVPVIISDNYVPPFFEVLNWETFSVFVQEKDVHNLRNILLSIPNEKYKAMQLRVKMVQKHFFWHKTPVKYDVFHMTLHSVWNNRVLQVNPR
- the LOC133797088 gene encoding probable glycosyltransferase At3g07620 — encoded protein: MEHRFQFRKLGRSKARRWIFVVVLVAVTHLLFQSFLIPYGNALRSLFPDREFPSNVKYNVRGTVHSSSKSTMIRNPLTVYVSDNFDAGGELGFGTKEKGNDIYKQLSFSIEEHGLDGTSRNVLDRFVDNSFPSKNSRDVNAVSALVSIKNEESDPVAMDDASKDQPDFSEEQIKEQNAEIPKENVLVENISLMRETIDDGSDTPFKPSMLVSSASALINTTYSTASTSSKSTSLASTSNQSDTQISKNKSAIVSIPGKKKMRCDMPPKSITTFQEMNHILVRHRAKSRSMRPRWSSVRDRDILALKPQIEHAPTTNDRELYAPLFRNVSMFKKSYELMERTLKVYVYKDGEKPIFHQPILKGLYASEGWFMKLMEGNRQFVVKDPRRAHLFYMPFSSRMLEHTLYVRNSHNRTNLRQYLKEYSEKIAAKYPYFNRTGGADHFLVACHDWAPYETRHHMERCMKALCNADVTAGFKIGRDVSLPETYVRSARNPLRDLGGKPPSQRHILAFYAGSMHGYLRPNLLKYWKDKDPDMKISGPMPPGVASKMNYIQHMKSSKYCICPKGYEVNSPRVVEAIFYECVPVIISDNFVPPFFDVLNWEAFSVVLAEKDIPRLKGILLAIPKDKYLEMQLAVRKAQKHFLWHAKPMKYDLFHMTLHSIWYNRVFQIKPR